One Mycolicibacterium goodii genomic region harbors:
- the tatB gene encoding Sec-independent protein translocase protein TatB produces MFANIGWGEMLVLVIAGLVILGPERLPGAIRWTSGALRQARDYVSGATNQLRQDLGPEFDDLREPLQELQKLRGMTPRAAITKHLLDGDDSFLTGKFDDERSKQQPPTPAAPDKPVEKPAGPVYDPDAT; encoded by the coding sequence ATGTTCGCCAACATCGGGTGGGGCGAGATGCTCGTGCTGGTGATCGCGGGTCTGGTGATCCTCGGTCCGGAACGGCTGCCCGGCGCGATCCGGTGGACCTCTGGCGCGTTGCGTCAGGCCCGCGACTACGTCAGCGGCGCCACCAACCAGCTGCGCCAGGATCTGGGTCCCGAGTTCGACGATCTGCGGGAACCGCTGCAGGAACTGCAGAAGTTGCGTGGCATGACGCCCCGAGCGGCGATCACCAAACACCTGCTCGACGGTGACGACTCGTTCCTCACCGGCAAGTTCGACGACGAGCGATCCAAGCAACAGCCGCCGACGCCTGCCGCGCCGGACAAGCCGGTCGAGAAGCCGGCCGGACCGGTGTACGACCCCGACGCGACCTAG